The following coding sequences are from one Granulicella sp. L56 window:
- a CDS encoding triple tyrosine motif-containing protein: MVPPRTGRIEIDYTALSLAIPERVLFRYKLEGSDHDWQDAGTRRETFYTGLGPGHYRFQVIACNNDGVWNEEGANLDFSIAPAWFQTRWFEVLCVGVFLLLLWALYQFRLSQLERQFNATLRARVDERTRIARELHDTLLQSFQGLLLRFQTVSNLLPARPEDAKTRIDSAIEEGSGAITEGRDAVHELRSMGLTTIDLAESIRSFAKELLGNFSSGSLPEFNVQVEGTPNDLNPVVRDEAYRITAEALRNAIRHSDAKRIEVEIRYDHGHLTLRIRDDGTGIDTSVLDKEHVPGHWGLRGMRERAKLIGASFEIWSKLGSGTEIELKIPSANAYAKPSASRWLFFLVSLRAKK, encoded by the coding sequence ATAGAAATCGACTATACCGCGCTTAGCCTGGCGATCCCTGAACGCGTCCTGTTTCGCTACAAGCTTGAGGGATCGGACCACGATTGGCAGGACGCCGGAACACGCCGCGAGACCTTTTACACCGGTCTTGGGCCTGGCCATTATCGTTTCCAAGTTATCGCCTGCAATAACGATGGTGTATGGAACGAAGAGGGCGCTAACCTTGACTTCAGCATCGCGCCCGCATGGTTTCAGACAAGATGGTTCGAAGTCCTCTGCGTTGGAGTCTTTCTTCTGTTGCTTTGGGCACTATATCAATTTCGCCTCAGCCAACTTGAGCGGCAATTCAACGCGACGCTACGAGCGCGCGTGGATGAGCGGACCCGCATCGCGCGAGAGCTGCACGACACTCTGCTGCAAAGCTTCCAAGGGCTGCTTCTCCGCTTTCAGACCGTGTCGAATTTGCTGCCAGCGCGGCCCGAGGACGCCAAGACGCGAATCGATAGTGCGATCGAGGAGGGATCCGGTGCGATTACCGAGGGCAGAGACGCCGTGCATGAACTGCGCTCCATGGGACTGACGACCATCGATCTAGCGGAGTCCATCAGAAGTTTTGCCAAAGAACTGCTCGGCAATTTTTCAAGTGGGAGTTTGCCAGAATTCAATGTCCAGGTGGAGGGCACTCCGAATGACCTGAATCCCGTGGTCCGGGACGAAGCCTACCGGATTACAGCGGAGGCGCTGCGAAACGCGATTCGACACTCGGACGCCAAACGAATCGAAGTGGAGATACGTTACGACCATGGGCACTTGACGCTGCGAATCCGCGATGATGGCACTGGTATCGATACCAGCGTTCTCGATAAGGAACACGTCCCCGGCCACTGGGGCTTGCGCGGCATGCGCGAACGGGCCAAACTTATCGGGGCCAGTTTTGAAATATGGAGTAAGCTCGGCTCCGGCACTGAGATTGAACTGAAGATACCGTCGGCGAACGCTTACGCGAAACCCTCAGCTTCGCGCTGGTTATTTTTTCTTGTATCTCTTCGAGCCAAAAAATGA